One Clostridium estertheticum DNA segment encodes these proteins:
- a CDS encoding MBL fold metallo-hydrolase, protein MKFIIIGSGGCVSTPRPLCKCNVCNQARDMGYPYARCGCSLILQDIGLLIDTPEDITHALNNSQIEKIDYIFYSHLDPDHTLGIRVIEQLRLDWLGLSKNKKCDNPLQIMALPNVLDDINAIRTKYGSILDYYESMNLIKRESINDEIMIGNIKISFVPVSKEGNVTIFVFEKKGKKLIYAPCDVKPFPSNEIFKDADCLIIGNTIVGTILKDGFKLEDNNPLNSELFTLDEVINIKQEYGIKNVIITHLEEDWGKSYDDYCDLEKEYENVRFAYDGMTIEL, encoded by the coding sequence ATGAAATTTATTATTATAGGTTCGGGTGGCTGTGTTAGTACACCAAGACCATTATGTAAGTGTAATGTATGTAATCAAGCAAGAGATATGGGTTATCCTTATGCAAGATGTGGTTGTAGTTTGATTTTACAAGATATTGGTTTGCTAATTGACACACCAGAAGATATAACCCATGCTCTAAATAATTCACAAATAGAGAAAATTGATTATATATTTTATAGCCATTTAGACCCAGACCATACTTTAGGTATTCGAGTTATTGAACAACTTAGACTTGATTGGCTTGGCTTATCAAAAAATAAAAAATGTGATAATCCACTCCAAATCATGGCACTTCCCAATGTATTAGATGATATAAATGCTATTAGAACAAAATATGGTTCTATTTTGGATTATTATGAATCAATGAATCTTATAAAACGAGAAAGTATTAATGATGAAATTATGATTGGAAATATTAAAATTTCATTTGTTCCTGTTAGTAAAGAAGGCAATGTAACTATTTTTGTCTTTGAGAAAAAAGGAAAGAAATTAATATATGCACCATGTGATGTAAAACCTTTCCCATCAAATGAAATATTCAAAGATGCAGATTGTCTTATTATTGGTAATACAATTGTTGGCACAATTTTAAAGGATGGATTTAAATTAGAGGATAATAATCCATTAAATAGTGAATTATTCACATTAGATGAAGTAATAAATATAAAACAAGAATATGGGATTAAAAATGTTATTATTACACATTTGGAAGAAGATTGGGGAAAATCATATGATGACTATTGTGATTTAGAGAAAGAATACGAGAATGTTAGGTTTGCATATGATGGTATGACTATTGAACTTTAA
- a CDS encoding low molecular weight protein tyrosine phosphatase family protein: MFICSQNKWRSLTAEKIFNGINQYDVRSAGTEANARIKVTDGHIGWADIVFVMEKKHSRRLKNKFGDLLNNKNIICLDIPDDYQFMDEELIELLKCRVSEHIEIDN; the protein is encoded by the coding sequence TTGTTTATATGTAGTCAGAACAAATGGCGAAGCCTAACAGCAGAAAAAATATTTAATGGAATAAATCAGTATGATGTGAGGTCAGCGGGGACAGAAGCAAATGCCCGTATTAAAGTCACAGACGGTCATATTGGATGGGCTGATATAGTATTTGTTATGGAGAAGAAACATTCTAGAAGGCTTAAAAATAAGTTTGGTGATTTACTTAATAATAAGAACATAATTTGTTTAGATATACCTGACGATTATCAATTTATGGATGAAGAATTGATTGAATTACTTAAATGTAGAGTATCAGAGCATATTGAAATAGATAATTAG
- a CDS encoding GGGtGRT protein, giving the protein MALFESYERRINQILPVLNKHGINSLEEAKSICEEKGIDVFGIVKGIQPIAFENACWAYVVGAALAIKNGCTKAADAAVYIGEGLQSFCIPGSVADDRKVGIGHGNLAAMLLREETKCFAFLAGHESFAAAEGAIGLARAANKVRTEPLKVILNGLGKDAAFIISRINGFTYVQTKFDYYTGKLDIVKETAYSTGEKAKVRCYGADDVREGVAIMHSEGVDVSITGNSTNPTRFQHPVAGTYKKECYEQGKKYFSVASGGGTGRTLHPDNMGAGPASYGMTDTMGRMHSDAQFAGSSSVPAHVEMMGLIGMGNNPMVGASVAVAVAVEEVMSK; this is encoded by the coding sequence ATGGCTTTATTTGAAAGTTATGAAAGAAGAATAAATCAAATATTACCTGTACTAAATAAACATGGAATAAATTCACTAGAAGAAGCAAAATCAATTTGTGAAGAAAAAGGTATCGATGTTTTTGGAATAGTTAAAGGAATTCAACCTATAGCATTTGAAAATGCTTGCTGGGCATATGTAGTAGGGGCAGCTTTAGCAATTAAAAATGGCTGTACTAAAGCAGCTGATGCAGCAGTATATATAGGCGAAGGTCTTCAATCTTTTTGTATACCTGGTTCTGTTGCTGATGATAGAAAAGTTGGAATTGGTCATGGTAACTTAGCAGCTATGCTACTTCGCGAAGAAACTAAATGCTTTGCATTTTTAGCTGGACATGAATCCTTTGCAGCTGCTGAAGGAGCAATTGGCCTTGCAAGAGCTGCAAATAAAGTAAGGACAGAGCCACTAAAAGTAATACTTAACGGTCTTGGAAAAGATGCAGCTTTTATAATTTCAAGAATTAATGGATTTACATATGTTCAAACTAAGTTTGACTATTATACTGGTAAATTAGACATAGTTAAAGAAACAGCTTATTCTACAGGAGAAAAAGCTAAAGTTAGATGCTACGGAGCAGATGACGTACGTGAAGGCGTTGCAATAATGCATTCTGAGGGAGTAGATGTTTCAATTACAGGAAACTCAACTAACCCAACAAGATTCCAACATCCAGTTGCTGGTACTTATAAAAAAGAATGCTATGAGCAAGGTAAAAAATACTTCTCAGTTGCATCTGGTGGTGGTACTGGAAGAACTCTTCACCCAGATAATATGGGAGCAGGCCCTGCTTCATACGGAATGACTGATACTATGGGAAGAATGCATTCAGATGCACAATTCGCAGGTTCTTCATCTGTACCAGCTCACGTTGAAATGATGGGACTTATCGGAATGGGAAATAATCCTATGGTTGGAGCTTCAGTTGCAGTTGCGGTTGCAGTGGAAGAGGTAATGAGTAAATAA
- a CDS encoding iron-sulfur cluster assembly scaffold protein, translating into MIYSTEVSEMICVAKGPNHGSAPIPEEGKWVQSKEIKDISGLTHGIGWCAPQQGACKLTLNVKEGIIQEALVEVIGCSGSTHSAAMAAEILPGKTILEALNTDLVCDAINTAMRELFLQIVYGRTQTAFSEGGLPIGAGLEDLGKGLRSQVGTMYGTLAKGPRYLEMAEGYVTNIALDENNEIIGYKFVQLGKMMDMIKKGMDANEAMEKATGSYGRFNEATTVIDPRHK; encoded by the coding sequence ATGATTTATTCAACAGAAGTTTCAGAAATGATTTGTGTTGCAAAAGGACCTAATCATGGATCGGCACCAATTCCTGAAGAAGGAAAATGGGTACAATCTAAAGAAATTAAAGATATCTCAGGATTAACACACGGAATTGGCTGGTGTGCCCCACAACAGGGCGCATGTAAGCTTACTTTAAATGTTAAAGAGGGCATAATACAAGAAGCATTAGTTGAGGTAATAGGATGCTCTGGTAGTACTCATTCAGCTGCAATGGCTGCAGAAATACTTCCAGGAAAAACTATTTTGGAAGCGTTAAACACAGACTTAGTATGTGATGCAATAAATACAGCTATGAGAGAGTTATTCCTTCAAATTGTTTACGGAAGAACTCAAACTGCATTTTCAGAAGGTGGACTACCTATAGGTGCTGGCCTTGAAGATTTAGGTAAGGGTCTTAGAAGTCAAGTTGGTACAATGTATGGAACACTAGCTAAGGGTCCAAGATATTTAGAAATGGCTGAAGGTTATGTTACTAATATTGCATTAGATGAAAACAATGAGATAATAGGTTATAAATTTGTCCAACTTGGAAAAATGATGGATATGATTAAAAAGGGTATGGATGCTAATGAGGCTATGGAAAAAGCTACTGGAAGTTATGGTAGATTTAATGAAGCTACAACAGTAATAGACCCAAGACATAAATAA
- the mglC gene encoding galactose/methyl galactoside ABC transporter permease MglC: MEMEKKKFAGKDIQAFLKQYAIYVVLVVLIIGIAIKDPRFISLGTFRDVLTQSSTRIIIALGACFAILTAGADLSAGRVVGLAAVISASMIQAAEYTSKFYPNLGHLNIIIPILAGVLAGGIVGLLNGFIVSKFDVPPFIATLGTMVIVYGANSIYFDMAPNRSQPIGGLRADFSKLGTGSFLGIPYVVIIAAIVTVIIYVVLNKTKLGKDVYAIGGNREAATVSGINVRKSLLTIYVIAGLLYGLAGVLEAARTGGATNNYGNGYELDAIAACVVGGWSVSGGVGTVPGIVVGVFIFSVINYGLTFIGVNPYWQQIIKGVIIVSAVAVDIRKYLRKK; this comes from the coding sequence ATGGAAATGGAAAAGAAAAAGTTCGCAGGTAAAGATATACAAGCTTTTTTAAAGCAATATGCTATATATGTGGTACTAGTAGTACTAATAATAGGTATTGCTATAAAGGATCCACGATTTATTTCATTGGGTACTTTTCGTGATGTCTTGACTCAAAGTTCAACAAGAATAATAATAGCGCTAGGAGCTTGTTTTGCAATTCTAACTGCTGGAGCTGATCTTTCTGCAGGACGTGTGGTAGGACTAGCCGCAGTTATTTCTGCTTCAATGATTCAAGCTGCTGAATATACAAGTAAGTTTTACCCGAATTTAGGTCATTTAAACATAATAATCCCTATATTAGCAGGTGTTCTAGCAGGAGGTATAGTTGGTCTTTTAAATGGTTTCATAGTATCAAAATTCGATGTACCACCATTTATAGCAACCCTGGGCACAATGGTTATTGTTTATGGAGCAAATTCTATATATTTTGATATGGCTCCTAATAGATCACAACCTATAGGAGGTCTAAGGGCTGATTTTTCTAAACTTGGAACAGGATCATTTTTAGGAATTCCATATGTAGTAATTATAGCGGCAATTGTTACTGTAATAATATATGTGGTTTTAAATAAGACAAAGCTTGGTAAAGATGTGTATGCTATAGGCGGAAACAGAGAAGCTGCAACCGTTTCAGGTATTAATGTACGTAAGTCATTATTAACAATATATGTAATAGCAGGACTTCTTTATGGTTTAGCAGGTGTTCTAGAAGCCGCAAGAACTGGTGGAGCAACAAATAATTATGGTAATGGTTATGAACTGGATGCAATCGCAGCCTGCGTTGTGGGTGGTTGGTCTGTATCTGGAGGTGTTGGTACGGTTCCAGGTATTGTAGTAGGTGTATTTATATTTAGTGTAATCAATTACGGGTTAACATTTATAGGAGTTAATCCATATTGGCAACAGATAATAAAAGGAGTAATTATAGTATCAGCAGTTGCTGTTGATATAAGAAAATATCTTCGTAAGAAATAA
- a CDS encoding sugar ABC transporter ATP-binding protein, whose translation MKEDNYLLELNNISKAFPGVKALDDVTLKVRAGKVHALMGENGAGKSTLMKCLFGIYSQDSGEIFLNGEKVITNNSKEALNLGIAMIHQEIHPVKFRNVMENMWLGRLPMHGIGHFKLVDEKKMYKDTQELFKSLGLDVNPETIVGNLSVSTVQQMEIAKAVSYNAKVIIMDEPTSSLSETEVEHLFRIIRDLQKKGVAIIYISHKMEEILKISDEVSIMRDGKMMGTWDASELTTDLIIKKMVGRDLTNRFPERHNVPGDEVLRIEGFTSSYPRSFKGVSFNLRKGEILGVGGLVGAQRTELMEAVFGLRSLHSGKTFINNKQVSIKSPIDAKKHNMALITEERRATGIFPVLSVMENMVIANQSKYLNKMGILDDKMRKEDSIKSMKQLNVKTPSYKELIQNLSGGNQQKVLLARWLLTAPEILILDEPTRGIDVGAKFEIYSIITELANQGKSIIMISSEMPELLGMSDRIMVMCEGHLSGIIDGKTATEEAVMVLASKYME comes from the coding sequence ATGAAGGAAGATAATTATTTGCTAGAGTTAAATAATATATCCAAAGCGTTTCCTGGTGTAAAAGCATTAGATGATGTAACTCTTAAAGTGCGTGCTGGTAAGGTACATGCACTAATGGGCGAAAATGGTGCAGGCAAATCTACACTTATGAAATGCCTTTTCGGTATATATTCGCAGGACTCAGGAGAAATATTTTTAAATGGTGAAAAGGTAATAACAAACAATTCGAAAGAAGCTCTAAATCTTGGCATTGCCATGATACATCAAGAGATTCACCCAGTTAAATTTCGTAATGTAATGGAAAATATGTGGCTTGGGCGTTTGCCAATGCATGGAATTGGCCATTTTAAATTAGTTGATGAGAAAAAAATGTACAAGGATACACAAGAACTTTTTAAAAGTCTTGGTCTTGATGTTAATCCTGAAACAATTGTAGGAAATTTATCCGTTTCTACAGTGCAACAGATGGAAATAGCAAAGGCGGTTTCCTATAATGCAAAGGTAATAATTATGGATGAGCCTACATCATCTCTATCTGAAACTGAAGTAGAACATTTATTTAGAATAATCCGCGACTTACAAAAAAAAGGAGTTGCAATAATTTATATATCCCACAAGATGGAAGAAATTCTTAAAATCTCCGATGAAGTATCTATAATGAGAGATGGTAAGATGATGGGAACTTGGGATGCTAGTGAACTTACAACTGATTTGATAATTAAAAAGATGGTAGGTCGTGATCTGACTAATAGATTTCCTGAAAGACACAATGTGCCTGGTGACGAAGTTTTAAGGATTGAAGGATTTACTTCCTCATATCCAAGGTCCTTCAAAGGCGTTTCTTTTAATTTAAGGAAGGGAGAAATACTTGGTGTAGGTGGTCTTGTAGGAGCTCAAAGAACAGAACTAATGGAAGCAGTTTTTGGCCTTAGAAGTTTGCATTCAGGAAAGACTTTTATAAATAATAAACAAGTTAGTATCAAGTCGCCAATTGATGCAAAAAAACATAATATGGCTTTAATTACAGAGGAACGTAGGGCAACGGGTATATTTCCAGTACTATCAGTTATGGAAAATATGGTAATAGCAAACCAGTCAAAATATCTGAATAAAATGGGAATATTAGATGATAAAATGAGAAAAGAAGATTCCATAAAGAGTATGAAGCAATTAAACGTAAAAACACCTTCATATAAAGAACTTATACAAAATTTATCTGGCGGTAATCAGCAGAAGGTATTATTAGCAAGGTGGCTTCTTACGGCTCCAGAGATCCTGATTCTTGATGAACCAACACGTGGGATCGATGTAGGTGCAAAATTTGAGATTTATTCAATTATTACGGAACTTGCAAATCAAGGTAAAAGTATTATAATGATATCTTCTGAAATGCCTGAGCTCTTGGGTATGTCTGACAGAATAATGGTAATGTGTGAAGGTCATCTTTCAGGTATTATTGATGGAAAAACAGCTACAGAGGAAGCTGTAATGGTACTTGCTAGCAAGTATATGGAATAG
- a CDS encoding galactose ABC transporter substrate-binding protein, protein MKKAITMILVSAMMATILAGCSSKTTTTTTTTTDTKKVSIGCTIYKFDDTFMTGVRNAISAAATSANSSVEIVDSQNSSATQNDKIDLFITKKVNSLEINPVDSAAAGAIATKAKNANIPVVFFNRMPSATDMNIWDKLYYVGAKPEQSGIMQGKILATYWKAHPEADKNKDGVMDYVMLTGEPGHPDAIARTKSSIDEIVSEGIKVKVIASDTGMWDRVKAQDKLQSILAANGDKIEAVLANNDDMALGAISALQAKGYFKDGKFMPVVGVDATAPGLAALADGTLLGTVLNDAKNQGIATFKISQLLAEGKVPTTENVGYTLTDNKYVWIDYKSITKDNMGDAK, encoded by the coding sequence ATGAAAAAGGCAATTACAATGATTCTAGTATCTGCAATGATGGCGACCATATTAGCAGGTTGCTCAAGTAAAACTACAACTACAACAACAACAACAACTGATACTAAAAAGGTATCTATAGGATGCACAATTTATAAATTTGATGATACATTCATGACAGGTGTTCGTAACGCTATATCTGCAGCTGCAACTTCTGCTAATTCAAGTGTAGAAATTGTTGATAGTCAAAACTCATCAGCAACGCAAAATGACAAAATAGATTTGTTTATAACTAAGAAAGTAAATTCACTTGAAATAAACCCAGTTGATTCTGCAGCTGCAGGTGCTATTGCAACTAAAGCTAAGAATGCTAACATTCCAGTTGTATTCTTTAATCGTATGCCTTCGGCTACTGACATGAATATTTGGGATAAACTTTATTATGTAGGAGCAAAACCAGAACAATCAGGAATAATGCAAGGTAAGATTTTAGCTACTTATTGGAAAGCTCATCCAGAAGCAGATAAAAACAAAGATGGAGTTATGGATTATGTTATGCTAACTGGAGAACCAGGACACCCTGATGCTATTGCAAGAACTAAATCTTCCATTGATGAAATAGTAAGTGAAGGAATAAAGGTTAAGGTTATAGCTAGTGATACTGGTATGTGGGACCGTGTTAAAGCTCAAGATAAATTACAATCAATTTTAGCTGCTAATGGTGATAAAATCGAAGCAGTACTTGCTAACAACGATGACATGGCACTAGGTGCTATATCAGCATTACAAGCTAAAGGATACTTCAAGGATGGTAAATTCATGCCTGTTGTTGGTGTTGATGCTACAGCTCCAGGACTTGCAGCATTAGCTGATGGAACTTTACTTGGAACAGTACTTAATGATGCTAAAAATCAAGGAATAGCAACTTTCAAAATTTCACAATTACTTGCTGAAGGAAAGGTTCCAACTACTGAAAATGTTGGATACACTCTTACAGATAATAAATATGTATGGATTGATTACAAATCAATAACTAAAGATAATATGGGTGATGCTAAATAA
- a CDS encoding galactose ABC transporter substrate-binding protein has translation MNNIKKIIIVLAMSFIIVAIFKGCVNSSDYSKTGYKGSLPKVGAAIYKYDDEFMSYIRNSMENDAYGRIALNMNDSQNDQNIQLQQVDEMVSKGARALAINLVDPKAAQAVINKAKAANLSIIFFNKEPEAAVLNSYDKAWFVGTDSKESGILQGKMIVDLWNENKNKWDKNQDGKLSYVLLKGEPGHPDAEARTKYALDEIKKAGIPVEELAQATAMWDAAKAKDKMDGWISKFNDRIEFVISNNDVMALGALDSLEKAGYLSEKKFIPVVGIDAIPDAVKKIKLGTMVGTILNDASSQGRAIIDLVTNAANGKNVVNGTSWKITNNKYVRIHYVTIMKDNIDVAQQAYK, from the coding sequence ATGAATAATATAAAAAAAATCATAATAGTTTTGGCAATGTCGTTTATTATAGTAGCTATCTTCAAAGGCTGTGTAAACAGTAGTGATTATTCAAAGACTGGTTATAAGGGGAGCTTACCTAAAGTAGGTGCAGCCATTTACAAATATGATGATGAATTTATGTCTTATATACGAAATTCAATGGAAAATGATGCCTATGGAAGAATAGCATTGAATATGAATGATTCTCAAAATGATCAAAACATACAGTTACAACAAGTGGATGAAATGGTTTCAAAAGGAGCGAGAGCTCTCGCCATAAATTTAGTTGATCCAAAAGCTGCACAAGCTGTAATAAATAAAGCAAAAGCAGCAAATTTATCAATTATATTTTTTAATAAAGAGCCAGAAGCAGCAGTATTAAATAGTTATGATAAAGCCTGGTTCGTAGGCACAGATTCAAAGGAATCAGGAATTTTGCAAGGCAAAATGATAGTTGACCTTTGGAATGAAAATAAGAATAAATGGGATAAAAATCAAGATGGGAAGCTTTCATATGTATTACTTAAGGGTGAGCCAGGGCATCCTGATGCGGAGGCACGTACAAAATATGCACTAGATGAAATTAAGAAGGCAGGTATTCCTGTAGAAGAGCTGGCACAGGCTACTGCCATGTGGGATGCTGCAAAAGCAAAGGATAAAATGGATGGATGGATATCGAAATTCAATGATAGGATAGAATTTGTAATTTCTAACAATGATGTTATGGCTCTTGGTGCATTAGATTCACTAGAAAAAGCAGGATATTTATCTGAAAAAAAATTTATTCCTGTTGTTGGAATAGATGCCATTCCAGATGCGGTTAAAAAGATAAAACTAGGTACCATGGTTGGAACAATATTAAATGATGCCAGCAGTCAAGGCAGGGCAATAATCGATTTAGTAACAAATGCTGCAAATGGAAAGAATGTTGTTAATGGTACTTCTTGGAAAATAACTAATAATAAGTATGTACGTATTCATTACGTGACTATAATGAAAGATAATATCGATGTAGCGCAGCAGGCTTATAAATAG
- a CDS encoding substrate-binding domain-containing protein has product MSKKNILIIFLFIILLISPFLFGIINISTKGEDEPKKISLILKTQSGDYFKNVRMGAEVAAQEFNVKIDFTSPRDETDIDGQIALVNAAIERKVDALVLAPSDYNRLVKVTEKAISSEIPVLVIDSKLNTNKISSYITTDNVKAGEMAGEKLVSLCGVSSRIAIINFVKGSSNNKEREEGLQSIISKNPGLKVVYRDYVAADSESASVLTKKLVLGDDKVNTIIALNYISSIGVAKAIDEIGLAGKVNVITFDNTPEQIEFLESGVIQATVTQSPFGMGYLAVKYAVLKLQNKKIPKYVDTGLVVIDRVNMYKPENQKILFPFTQ; this is encoded by the coding sequence ATGTCTAAAAAAAATATTTTAATAATTTTCTTGTTTATTATACTCCTTATATCACCCTTTTTATTTGGAATTATAAATATAAGTACTAAGGGGGAGGATGAACCCAAAAAGATATCATTAATATTAAAAACTCAAAGTGGTGATTACTTTAAAAATGTTAGAATGGGCGCTGAGGTTGCCGCTCAAGAATTTAATGTAAAGATAGACTTTACTTCGCCTCGCGATGAAACCGATATTGATGGACAAATAGCCCTTGTAAATGCGGCTATTGAAAGAAAAGTAGATGCGCTGGTATTGGCACCAAGTGATTATAATAGACTTGTAAAAGTAACTGAAAAAGCTATAAGCTCGGAAATACCGGTACTCGTCATAGACAGTAAATTAAATACTAACAAAATCAGCAGTTATATCACTACAGACAATGTTAAGGCTGGAGAGATGGCGGGTGAAAAGCTTGTTTCACTATGTGGTGTAAGCTCGCGAATTGCTATTATTAATTTTGTTAAAGGCTCAAGTAATAATAAGGAGCGAGAAGAGGGTTTGCAGTCAATAATTTCAAAAAATCCTGGATTAAAGGTGGTATATAGGGATTATGTGGCGGCAGATTCAGAGAGCGCATCTGTACTTACAAAAAAACTTGTGTTAGGTGATGATAAAGTAAATACAATAATAGCATTAAATTATATTAGTTCTATAGGCGTAGCAAAAGCAATTGATGAAATAGGACTTGCAGGAAAAGTGAATGTCATCACATTTGACAATACTCCGGAACAAATAGAATTTTTAGAAAGTGGTGTAATACAAGCTACCGTTACTCAAAGTCCATTTGGTATGGGGTATTTAGCAGTTAAGTATGCAGTTCTAAAGCTGCAAAACAAGAAAATTCCAAAGTATGTTGACACGGGACTAGTTGTCATAGATAGGGTCAATATGTATAAACCCGAAAATCAAAAGATATTATTTCCTTTTACACAATAA